The following proteins come from a genomic window of Microbacterium lemovicicum:
- the gcvH gene encoding glycine cleavage system protein GcvH produces the protein MTDLTALSYTSDHEWISFDGDIATVGITDYAAEKLGDVVFVDLPDAGSSVGGATVVGEIESTKSVGELYAPLSGEVVEANQDVVDDPSLINSDPFGAGWLIKLRVDAASTEGLLDRDAYLALTGGEA, from the coding sequence ATGACCGATCTCACCGCCCTGTCCTACACGTCCGACCACGAGTGGATCTCGTTCGACGGCGACATCGCGACGGTCGGCATCACCGACTACGCCGCGGAGAAGCTCGGCGACGTCGTCTTCGTCGACCTGCCCGACGCCGGCTCGAGCGTCGGCGGCGCGACCGTCGTCGGCGAGATCGAGTCGACCAAGTCGGTGGGCGAGCTCTACGCGCCGCTGAGCGGAGAGGTCGTCGAGGCCAACCAGGACGTCGTCGACGACCCCTCGCTCATCAACTCCGACCCGTTCGGCGCCGGCTGGCTCATCAAGCTGCGCGTCGACGCCGCCTCGACCGAGGGCCTCCTCGACCGCGACGCCTACCTCGCTCTCACGGGTGGCGAGGCGTGA
- a CDS encoding MarP family serine protease has translation MLIIDVVLLVVLVLSFAIGIQRGLVASLGALVGLIAGAVAAFWLMPVVNDAWPWQEWRPLAVVVVGVLLLVLGASIGGVIGALLRRGVDKIKLKWIDRALGGVISAVVAALVLSLIGSSVAVTGTPVLSASVASSRVLMVIEQATPPPVTAALAQLRAAVLDETIPRLGSILSDETAPTAPPVALDQSDLSQAAASVARVSGTAFACGRSLTGSGFVIAPGRVLTNAHVLAGVTTPVVELPGLTARDGTVVYFDPVDDLAVVAVDGLEAQPLSVVDTLAPGSQAVVQGYPFGGPFTSVNASVLSVGVVPVPDVYDTVSAPREIYALAAVVQPGNSGGPLLTPAGAVAGVVFARSQDDADRGYAMTPAEFAAVVAEAPALQAPVSTGDCTS, from the coding sequence GTGCTCATCATCGACGTCGTGCTGCTCGTCGTGCTCGTGCTGTCGTTCGCGATCGGCATCCAGCGCGGTCTCGTGGCGAGCCTGGGCGCACTGGTGGGCCTCATCGCGGGAGCCGTCGCGGCCTTCTGGCTGATGCCCGTCGTCAACGACGCCTGGCCGTGGCAGGAGTGGCGTCCGCTGGCCGTCGTGGTGGTCGGCGTGCTGCTGCTCGTGCTCGGCGCGTCCATCGGCGGCGTGATCGGGGCGCTCCTGCGCCGCGGCGTCGACAAGATCAAGCTCAAGTGGATCGACCGCGCGCTCGGCGGGGTGATCAGCGCCGTCGTGGCGGCGCTCGTGCTGTCGCTCATCGGGTCGAGCGTGGCCGTGACCGGCACGCCCGTGCTGTCGGCGTCGGTGGCGTCCTCCCGCGTGCTCATGGTGATCGAGCAGGCCACACCGCCGCCCGTCACCGCCGCGCTCGCCCAGCTGCGCGCGGCGGTGCTCGACGAGACCATCCCGCGGCTCGGGTCGATCCTCAGCGACGAGACGGCGCCCACGGCGCCGCCCGTGGCGCTGGATCAGTCCGATCTCAGCCAGGCCGCGGCATCCGTCGCGCGCGTCTCGGGCACCGCGTTCGCCTGCGGACGGAGCCTCACCGGGAGCGGCTTCGTCATCGCGCCGGGGCGGGTGCTCACCAACGCCCACGTGCTGGCCGGCGTCACGACCCCCGTCGTCGAGCTGCCCGGCCTGACGGCCCGCGACGGCACGGTCGTCTACTTCGATCCGGTCGACGACCTCGCCGTCGTCGCGGTCGACGGGCTCGAGGCGCAGCCGCTCAGCGTCGTCGACACCCTCGCGCCCGGCTCGCAGGCGGTCGTGCAGGGCTACCCGTTCGGGGGACCCTTCACCAGCGTGAACGCGTCCGTGCTCTCGGTCGGGGTCGTGCCCGTGCCCGACGTCTACGACACCGTCTCGGCGCCGCGCGAGATCTACGCGCTCGCCGCCGTCGTGCAGCCGGGCAACTCGGGTGGGCCGCTGCTCACGCCCGCCGGCGCGGTGGCCGGCGTGGTGTTCGCGCGGTCGCAGGACGACGCCGACCGCGGCTACGCCATGACGCCGGCCGAGTTCGCGGCCGTGGTGGCCGAGGCCCCGGCGCTGCAGGCGCCCGTGTCCACGGGGGACTGCACGTCCTGA
- a CDS encoding NUDIX hydrolase yields the protein MTRTAIETAPAPRAPSADDATRVAVSTVIFSLRREPGAERPTVVLPLVTRTRDPFEGMWALPGGWLDASESLDAAASRTLQETTGLAPSYLEQLYAFGEVDRSPTRVVSIVYWALIRPDEVDAVAAPENTAWFEAESCTELAFDHTQIVQYALWRLRNKAGYSRIAHGLLADEFTLAELREVYESILRRRLDPANFRRQAEASGTLIPTDRFRTGSHRPARLYRYDRDLELADRGPLTTSH from the coding sequence ATGACCCGAACCGCGATCGAGACCGCACCGGCGCCGCGCGCGCCCTCGGCGGACGACGCCACGCGCGTGGCGGTGTCGACGGTGATCTTCAGCCTCCGCCGCGAGCCCGGCGCGGAGCGGCCGACCGTCGTGCTGCCCCTCGTCACGCGGACGCGTGACCCCTTCGAGGGCATGTGGGCGCTGCCCGGCGGATGGCTGGACGCCTCCGAGAGCCTGGATGCCGCGGCATCCCGCACCCTGCAGGAGACCACGGGACTCGCCCCGAGCTACCTCGAGCAGCTGTACGCCTTCGGGGAGGTCGACCGCTCCCCCACGCGGGTGGTGTCGATCGTCTACTGGGCGCTCATCCGCCCCGACGAGGTCGACGCCGTCGCCGCGCCCGAGAACACCGCATGGTTCGAGGCGGAGTCGTGCACCGAGCTCGCCTTCGACCACACGCAGATCGTTCAGTACGCCCTCTGGCGCCTGCGCAACAAGGCCGGCTACAGCCGCATCGCCCACGGCCTGCTCGCCGACGAGTTCACCCTCGCCGAGCTGCGCGAGGTGTACGAGTCGATCCTCCGTCGCCGTCTCGATCCCGCGAACTTCCGGCGGCAGGCCGAGGCCTCCGGCACGCTGATCCCGACCGACCGGTTCCGCACCGGCAGCCACCGGCCCGCGCGGCTCTACCGCTACGACCGCGACCTCGAGCTCGCCGACCGCGGGCCCCTCACCACCTCGCACTGA
- the gcvP gene encoding aminomethyl-transferring glycine dehydrogenase — MLAAVGYASVDELVKAAVPASIHVDPRATSDIPAAATEAEALAELRELASQNRTARPMIGLGYYDTFTPSVIARNVLENPSWYTAYTPYQPEISQGRLEALINFQTMVTDLTGLATANASMLDESTAVVEGMLVARRASKSTSDVFLVDADALPQTRALLEHRAAALGIELQVVDFARQPGVEPAHRDETPATLPDAFGAFVQYPGASGRVWDPSDVVAAVHSAGGLVVAAADLLALTLLRSPGSFGADVAVGTTQRFGVPLGFGGPHAGYMAVRAGLERQLPGRLVGVSQDAVGHSAYRLSLQTREQHIRREKATSNICTAQVLLAVMAAMYAVYHGPDGLRAIAEDVATKTETLAAQLRGYGLTLVSDAFFDTLRVVVPGTADRVIERARALGYQLLRVDDATVGVSVDETTTAADLAAVATAFGLPDDGAPVDPEGAVPLASVPADLHRQDEYLQHPVFRMHRSETAMMRYLKALADRDYALDRGMIPLGSCTMKLNAATEMAAVSWPEFSRVHPFAPADDVIGYLAMIEQLETWLAEVTGYDTVSLQPNAGSQGELAGLLAIRGYHRANGDLERTVCLIPSSAHGTNAASAVLAGMKVVVVACDEAGNVDLDDLRAKIAAHADTLAALMITYPSTHGVYEHDVLEITQAVHDAGGQVYVDGANLNALLGYARFGDLGGDVSHLNLHKTFAIPHGGGGPGVGPVAAKAHLAPHLPSHPFAQRDDHAGGYTFEGGAISAAPYGSAGILPISWAYVRMMGGDGLRDATAAAVLSANYVAARLRRHFPVLYTGESGLVAHECILDLRPLREETGVTVDDVAKRLIDYGFHAPTMSFPVAGTLMVEPTESEDLAELDRFVEAMIAIKAEAIAVGAGEWPADDNPLVNAPHTAEAVVVEEWEHPYSRETAVYPVRALIRTKYWPPVRRIDQAYGDRNLVCACPPIEAFA; from the coding sequence ATGCTCGCAGCGGTCGGCTACGCCAGCGTCGACGAGCTCGTGAAGGCCGCCGTGCCGGCATCCATCCACGTCGACCCTCGCGCCACGAGCGACATCCCCGCCGCGGCCACGGAGGCCGAGGCGCTGGCGGAGCTGCGCGAGCTCGCCTCGCAGAACCGCACGGCCCGCCCGATGATCGGGCTGGGCTACTACGACACGTTCACCCCGTCCGTCATCGCGCGCAACGTGCTGGAGAACCCCTCCTGGTACACGGCCTACACGCCGTACCAGCCCGAGATCTCGCAGGGCCGGCTCGAGGCGCTCATCAACTTCCAGACGATGGTGACCGACCTCACGGGACTCGCCACCGCGAACGCGTCGATGCTCGACGAGTCGACCGCGGTCGTGGAGGGGATGCTGGTGGCCCGCCGTGCCTCGAAGTCGACGTCCGACGTCTTCCTCGTGGACGCCGACGCCCTCCCGCAGACCCGCGCGCTGCTCGAGCACCGCGCCGCCGCGCTCGGGATCGAGCTGCAGGTGGTCGACTTCGCCCGCCAGCCGGGCGTCGAGCCAGCGCACCGGGACGAGACGCCCGCGACGCTTCCCGACGCCTTCGGCGCCTTCGTCCAGTACCCCGGCGCCTCGGGGCGCGTGTGGGACCCCTCCGACGTCGTCGCCGCGGTGCACTCCGCGGGCGGACTCGTCGTCGCCGCGGCCGACCTGCTCGCCCTCACCCTCCTGCGCTCGCCCGGCTCCTTCGGGGCCGACGTCGCGGTGGGCACGACGCAGCGCTTCGGCGTCCCCCTCGGCTTCGGCGGACCCCACGCCGGCTACATGGCCGTGCGCGCCGGACTCGAACGACAGCTCCCGGGCCGCCTCGTGGGCGTCTCGCAGGACGCCGTCGGCCACTCCGCGTACCGCCTGTCGCTCCAGACGCGCGAGCAGCACATCCGACGTGAGAAGGCGACGTCCAACATCTGCACCGCGCAGGTGCTGCTGGCCGTCATGGCCGCGATGTACGCCGTTTACCACGGGCCCGACGGACTCCGCGCGATCGCCGAGGACGTCGCCACCAAGACCGAGACCCTCGCCGCGCAGCTGCGCGGCTACGGCCTCACGCTGGTGTCCGACGCGTTCTTCGACACGCTGCGGGTGGTCGTCCCCGGCACCGCCGACCGCGTGATCGAGCGCGCGCGCGCTCTCGGCTACCAGCTGCTCCGGGTCGACGACGCCACGGTCGGCGTCTCGGTCGACGAGACGACGACCGCCGCCGACCTGGCCGCCGTGGCGACGGCCTTCGGCCTGCCGGACGACGGGGCGCCGGTGGATCCCGAGGGAGCCGTGCCCCTGGCATCCGTCCCTGCCGACCTCCACCGTCAGGACGAGTACCTCCAGCACCCCGTCTTCCGCATGCACCGCAGCGAGACGGCGATGATGCGCTACCTCAAGGCTCTGGCCGACCGCGACTACGCGCTCGACAGGGGCATGATCCCGCTCGGCTCGTGCACCATGAAGCTCAACGCCGCCACCGAGATGGCCGCCGTCTCGTGGCCGGAGTTCTCGCGTGTGCACCCGTTCGCCCCGGCGGACGACGTGATCGGCTATCTCGCCATGATCGAGCAGCTCGAGACGTGGCTCGCGGAGGTCACCGGCTACGACACGGTGTCGCTGCAGCCGAACGCCGGCTCGCAGGGGGAGCTCGCCGGGCTCCTCGCGATCCGCGGCTACCACCGCGCCAACGGCGACCTCGAGCGCACCGTCTGCCTCATCCCGTCCTCGGCCCACGGCACGAACGCCGCCTCGGCCGTGCTCGCCGGCATGAAGGTGGTCGTGGTGGCGTGCGACGAGGCCGGCAACGTCGACCTCGACGACCTGCGGGCGAAGATCGCCGCGCATGCCGACACGCTCGCGGCGCTCATGATCACCTACCCGTCCACGCACGGCGTGTACGAGCACGACGTGCTCGAGATCACGCAGGCCGTCCACGACGCCGGCGGGCAGGTCTACGTCGACGGTGCGAACCTCAACGCGCTGCTGGGCTACGCCCGCTTCGGCGACCTCGGCGGCGATGTGTCGCACCTCAACCTGCACAAGACGTTCGCCATCCCGCACGGCGGCGGCGGACCCGGCGTCGGCCCGGTGGCGGCCAAGGCGCATCTCGCGCCGCACCTGCCGTCGCACCCGTTCGCGCAGCGCGACGACCACGCCGGCGGCTACACGTTCGAGGGCGGCGCGATCTCGGCGGCGCCGTACGGCTCGGCCGGCATCCTCCCCATCTCGTGGGCGTACGTGCGCATGATGGGCGGAGACGGACTGAGGGATGCCACGGCCGCCGCCGTGCTGTCGGCCAACTACGTCGCGGCCCGCCTGCGCCGCCACTTCCCGGTGCTCTACACGGGGGAGTCGGGGCTCGTGGCGCACGAGTGCATCCTCGATCTGCGTCCGCTCCGCGAGGAGACCGGTGTGACCGTGGACGACGTGGCCAAGCGCCTCATCGACTACGGCTTCCACGCACCGACGATGTCGTTCCCCGTGGCGGGCACCCTCATGGTGGAGCCCACCGAGTCGGAGGACCTCGCCGAGCTCGACCGCTTCGTCGAGGCCATGATCGCGATCAAGGCCGAGGCCATCGCGGTCGGCGCGGGGGAGTGGCCCGCCGACGACAACCCGCTCGTCAACGCGCCGCACACCGCCGAGGCCGTGGTGGTCGAGGAGTGGGAGCACCCGTACTCCCGCGAGACCGCGGTCTACCCGGTGCGGGCGCTCATCCGCACGAAGTACTGGCCGCCGGTGCGGCGCATCGATCAGGCCTACGGCGATCGCAATCTCGTGTGCGCGTGCCCGCCGATCGAAGCCTTCGCCTGA
- the gcvT gene encoding glycine cleavage system aminomethyltransferase GcvT, giving the protein MTDPRPAPRTTSLRDRHEALGASFTDFGGWEMPVRYTSDLAEHHAVRRAAGLFDISHMAEFEVDGPDAGSFLDYALAGRLSDIADDRAKYSLVLDERGGIIDDVIVYRRGAHSFLVVANAGNRDAVRAALRRRAGGRDVDVADHTDAVALVAVQGPIAAEVLGAASEISGYSTPLADLRYYRMSHARFTPEGGAAVDIDLGRTGYTGEDGFEVFVPWDQAPALWDALLRAGEPLGLVPAGLAARDTLRLEAGMPLYGHELGLDVLPAQAGLARAVAADKDDFVGKDGVAAPLEDDAPVLVGLVSEGRRAGRAGYEVFDGDERVGVITSGALSPTLGHPIAMALVSPRVAAPGAALTIDVRGTRIPATVTALPFYTRPVHQRNAK; this is encoded by the coding sequence ATGACAGACCCCCGCCCTGCACCGCGCACGACGTCGCTGCGCGATCGACACGAGGCGCTCGGTGCGTCCTTCACCGATTTCGGCGGCTGGGAGATGCCGGTCCGCTACACCTCCGACCTGGCCGAGCACCACGCCGTGCGTCGCGCGGCCGGCCTCTTCGACATCTCGCACATGGCGGAGTTCGAGGTCGACGGCCCCGACGCGGGGTCCTTCCTCGACTACGCCCTCGCCGGACGCCTGTCCGACATCGCCGACGACCGCGCCAAGTACTCGCTCGTCCTCGACGAGCGCGGCGGCATCATCGACGACGTCATCGTCTACCGCCGCGGCGCGCACAGCTTCCTGGTCGTGGCGAACGCGGGCAACCGCGACGCCGTCCGCGCGGCCCTGCGCCGGCGCGCGGGAGGGCGCGATGTCGACGTCGCCGATCACACCGACGCCGTCGCGCTCGTCGCCGTGCAGGGGCCGATCGCCGCGGAGGTGCTGGGCGCCGCATCCGAGATCTCCGGATACTCCACTCCGCTGGCCGATCTGCGGTACTACCGCATGAGCCACGCCCGCTTCACGCCCGAGGGCGGGGCGGCGGTCGACATCGACCTCGGGCGCACCGGCTACACGGGCGAGGACGGGTTCGAGGTCTTCGTGCCGTGGGACCAGGCGCCCGCGCTCTGGGACGCCCTGCTGCGCGCCGGTGAGCCTCTCGGCCTCGTGCCGGCGGGGCTCGCCGCCCGCGACACCCTGCGGCTCGAGGCGGGGATGCCGCTCTACGGACACGAGCTGGGCCTGGACGTGCTTCCCGCGCAGGCGGGGCTCGCTCGCGCGGTCGCCGCCGACAAGGACGACTTCGTCGGCAAGGACGGCGTCGCCGCACCCCTCGAGGACGATGCCCCCGTGCTCGTCGGGCTCGTGTCGGAGGGGCGTCGCGCCGGCCGCGCCGGCTATGAGGTCTTCGACGGCGACGAGCGCGTCGGCGTCATCACCAGCGGCGCGCTCAGCCCCACCCTCGGCCATCCGATCGCGATGGCCCTCGTCTCACCGCGCGTCGCCGCCCCCGGCGCCGCCCTGACCATCGATGTGCGCGGCACGCGGATCCCCGCGACCGTGACCGCCCTGCCCTTCTACACGAGGCCCGTCCACCAGAGGAACGCGAAATGA